One part of the Pyruvatibacter sp. genome encodes these proteins:
- a CDS encoding nuclear transport factor 2 family protein, with the protein MSLQQTNIAATQKLFEAFGAGDIPAILALCSDDIRIEFYGPADIIPYADMYDGMEGARRFFETVLSSVDIHVFEPQEFLADADKVIVTGVLHLTAKSTGRDIKSDFVHVITMRDGKWQKFRDFMDTHQAVKAFS; encoded by the coding sequence ATGAGCCTCCAGCAAACCAACATCGCCGCCACACAAAAGCTGTTTGAAGCCTTCGGCGCGGGCGACATCCCTGCCATTCTGGCCTTGTGCAGCGACGACATTCGCATTGAGTTTTACGGGCCTGCCGACATTATTCCGTATGCAGACATGTATGACGGCATGGAGGGCGCACGCCGGTTTTTTGAAACCGTGCTGTCATCCGTGGACATTCACGTGTTCGAGCCGCAGGAGTTTCTGGCCGATGCCGACAAGGTGATTGTTACCGGCGTGCTGCACCTGACAGCCAAATCCACCGGCCGCGACATCAAGTCAGACTTTGTCCATGTCATCACCATGCGCGACGGAAAATGGCAAAAGTTCCGCGACTTCATGGACACTCATCAGGCCGTAAAAGCGTTTTCATAA
- a CDS encoding MarR family winged helix-turn-helix transcriptional regulator has protein sequence MPPSKPKTKLPDSLNRPDAALALLGYFYPIHYKAGIRVEDTLRNKGMRSELGRHQVAVLWHIHSAGKDGKSMRRKDIEQSLRVWFEISGAAITKAVRAMAAPPLSLVVQVEDPVSAREKLVKLTPKGERYIAAMMDRGVEVIQDIMEPMDATTIREGIKFFEAITKSIAAMERGDK, from the coding sequence ATGCCGCCCTCCAAACCCAAGACCAAACTGCCCGACAGCCTCAACCGACCGGATGCAGCGCTTGCGTTGCTGGGGTATTTTTACCCAATTCACTACAAAGCGGGCATCCGGGTTGAGGATACGCTGCGCAACAAGGGAATGCGCTCCGAGCTTGGTCGTCATCAGGTAGCTGTCCTGTGGCACATCCACTCCGCCGGCAAGGATGGCAAGTCGATGCGGCGCAAGGACATAGAGCAATCGCTTCGGGTCTGGTTCGAGATTTCAGGGGCCGCCATCACCAAGGCAGTGCGCGCCATGGCGGCACCGCCCTTGTCGTTGGTAGTGCAGGTGGAAGACCCCGTGTCGGCGCGTGAAAAGCTGGTGAAGCTGACGCCCAAGGGCGAGCGGTATATCGCTGCCATGATGGATCGCGGCGTCGAGGTCATCCAGGACATCATGGAGCCGATGGATGCGACTACCATCCGCGAGGGGATCAAGTTTTTTGAAGCCATCACCAAGTCTATCGCGGCAATGGAGCGAGGGGATAAGTAA